In Pseudomonas campi, the sequence CTTCTCCCGGCGATAGTCGTTGAGGCGCTGCGCCCATTGCTGGCGTCGCTGGTCGAGCGCCTCCAGGCGTGCGGTGGCTTCGGCACCGACCAGTTGCAGACGCAGCTGCTGGATCTGCTGCGGGCTGGCACCTTGCGCCTGCAAGGCTGCCGTCTGTTGGCGCAGCTCGGTCTGCAGCTGCGGCACGATCAGTTCCTGCATGGACTCCGGCAGGTTATTGCGCAGCTGGTCGAGGGCTGCGGCTTTCTCGTCATCGCTCAGGCTCTGGTCATGGCGGATGGCCAGGCGCTGCAGGGTGAACTGGTTGTAGGCCTCTTCGTTGCCGAAGAACACCTGATGCGCCTCGGCGCTGAACAGCGAGGCGCGCAAGGCCTGTACGGCCTGCTCGCGCTGGCGCATGGCATCCACGCTGGCCATCTGCGGCAGGTCCTTTTCCAGCTGTACCAGTTGCTGCTTGTATTGCAGGTACTGTTCAAGCAGGGCCAGCGCCTGTTCACGGGCGGGCATTGCCAGCTGGCTGGTGATGTAGGCCTGCAAGCGTTTGATACTGTGCTGCAGCGAATCTTCTCCCAGGGCACTGAGGAAGTAGTCGAAGATCCGCCGGATATCCTCGCTGATCAGCAGATTGCCGGCGCTGTCGACACGGAACTGGCCGTCTACTGTCGTTCCGTCAAAAGAAGAAGGCAGGGCATAGGGCGCATTGTCCTGGGTGCTGGCCTGCGCAGTTTGCGTGGTGCTGTCGAGAGTCGCCGCTGGCGTGCTGGTGGCGGTGGGCGTTGCAGGCATGTTGACCGGTGCCGGGAGGTCGGCCGCGGGGTTCAGGTAGAGCGTCAGCGCAATACTGCCTCCGACTACCAGGGGGGCGGCAAATAGCAGTTTTCGATTCACGTCGATACTCGAAGAGGCGAGCCAAGGGGGCCCGAAGGCCCCGGCAGGCTGATTACAGACCGGCGTTTTTCAGACGGTTGGCGTGCTGGCGGTAGACGGTGACCGGATTGGTCTCGAACAGGCTGGTGAGACCGAAGGTCTGGTTGACCTCGTCGAGGTGGTTCATCCGGTAGTTGTCGCGGATCACCTTGCCCATGTGCGAGCTGCAGGTGCCGACCAGGCCATCGTTGGGCTCGTCGAAGGCCAGCGCGGATGCGCCCATCAGCAGGTCGCTGATGTCGAGGAAGTTGGTCAGCGGGCTGCTGCCGCTCCACGAGTAGTAGCTGACGCCGTTGACCTTGTAGGCGCCTTCGCCGCAGGCACTGGTCGGGATGGCTTGTGGGTACTTGGCGTTGAAGGCCGCTGCGCCCTGGCTGTTCAGCGACTCCAGGGCGCCCAGGGCATTCTGCGGCGAGGTGCTGGAGCTGCCCGAGAGGAAGTTGATCAGTGCACCGAGGCCGTTGACGATACCGGCAACAATCACTTCACCGGCCGAACCCGGAGGAATCTGGCGAATGAAGTCGGCCGTGTCGGAGCCCTTGTGCGGTGCGCCGACGCTGGTGGCCGAGGCGATCAGGTCCGGGCGTACGGCGGCGACGTAGCGAATGGTCGGGCCACCGTGGCTGTGACCGATCAGGTTGACCTTGCCCTTGCCACTGATGGCGGCGATTTCCTCGACCTGTTCCAGCAGCTCTTCGCCGCGCAGTTCGGAGGTGTTCAGCTGGCTGACTTCGGTGACATAGACGCTGGCGCCATCGGAGCGCAGCGACGAAGGGATGCCATACCAGTAGTCGATACCGAGAATGCTATCGAAGCCCAGCATGCCGTGGGCCAGGACGACCGGGTACTTGGTCTTGGTGTAGCCGGTTGAGCCGAACAGGCCGGCTTGGGCCTGGCCAGAGAGGAGGATTCCGGTTCCGATGCAGAGGGCGAGCAGAGTCTTCTTATTATTCATGGGGGCTCTCAAGCAGTGATGTGGCAGTTTTCCCTGGGTTCAGCCAGCCATAGCCATCCTGGGCAGGCACTTCAGCGGAGCTTGAATGGCAGGAAATGTGCCAAGAAGTTGGAATATTAGAGCGAAGGCTCTAAACGGCCGTTTGCAAATTAAGGCCACTATTTGATCGACCTTGCCCGCAAACCCCGAGTTGTTACCTGGGGAAACGCCACGTGGGAATTCGTTCGCTCAGAAGTGGCCGATCAGCTTGTTGCCGACGGCAAAGGTGACTGCCTAACGCCCTGGTAGCGGCGGCCAACGGTCTGCGGGTGCGAGGTAAAAAGGGGGGAAGTGCTCAAGCGCCCAGGAGAATGTACAACGGCAGCCGCGCTTCCCGGCCTGCATGCGGCTTGACAGAGCGGTGCGAGGATTTTTAGCATCACCCCCATGGCGCCGATTTAAGAGCAACTTGCGGGGCGCCGCCCGGTTGGGCAAATACCGCTAAAGCGCTGGCCGGTGTCGCCTCTCACCGCAGTCCGGCGGGATTACGAGGCTGAGACTGTATCCATGAATTGCCCGCGCCCTCATCTGTATTTTTCCTCCCTGCCGCGTACCGCGGTCAACCGCCATCCGCATGTGCTGCTGGTCGGCAGCCATCAACCGCGTCTGCTGAAGAGCCTCGAAGGCTGGCCCAAGCATTGGCCGGGAGCGCGTAATTTCCTGATCAAGTTTGCCTCGCCAGACGCCGAAGCACTGGCGCAGTTACCCAGCAACGGCTTCGATCTGGTGGTGGTCGGTGGCGAGGTGCAACCGGTGAATGCCGAGCTGATCGAACAACTGGTACGGGTCGCCCGCCAAGGGCTGATCAGCCTGTGCTGAGCCCTAGGGATACTCGATCGCGGTAATGTAGAAGGTCTGCTCGCCGCCCGGTGCCTGTACCCGTACTTCGGCGTCGAGTGCCTTGCCAACCAGGGCCCGTGCCAGCGGCGAGTCGATGCTGATCAGTCCCTGCTTGAGGTCCAGTTCGTCCGGGCCGACGATGCGATAGCGGGTCTCTTCGCCATTGTCATTTTCCAGGGTCACCCAGGCGCCGAAGTAGACCTTGTTCGGGTCGGCAGGACGACTGTCGACCACCTTGAGGCTTTCCAGGCGCTTGGTCAGGAAGCGCACGCGGCTGTCGATTTCCCGCAGCATCTTCTTGCCGTAGGTGTATTCGGCGTTTTCCGAACGGTCGCCCTGGGCCGCCGCCTCGCTGACCGACTGGGTCACCTGCGGACGACGCACATGCCAAAGCTCGTGCAGTTCCGCACGCAGGCGTGCTTCACCTTGCGGGGTAATCAGGGCAGTGCCGGCGGTGCGCGGCGGACGGTAACGGCTCATGTAACTCTCACGTATCGCGTAGGACGGCCAAAGGGCTGACATTGAGGGCGCGGCGGGTGCCGAGTACCCCGGCAGTCCCCACCAGCAGGGCGCCAATCAACGGCAATAGCAGCAGCCAGGCATGCGGCTGCCAGGGTAGATCGAGGACGAAGCGGTACAGCAGCAGGCTTACCAGTTCGCAGCCAAGTGCGGCCAGCACACCGCTGGTGGCGCCGAGCAGGGCGAACTCGGTGCGCCGCGCGGCGATAAGCAGGCGGCGCTCGGCGCCCAGGGCGCGGAGCAGGGCGCCTTGGCGGATGCGTTCATCCAGGGTGGATTGCAGGCCGGCGAACAGCACGGTCAGGCCCGCCGCCAGGACGAACAGCAAGACGTACTCCACGGCCAGGGTGACCTGGGCCAGGATGCTGCGCAGTTGCGCCAGTAGCGCCTCGACCTGCAGCAGGGTGGCCGCCGGAAAGGCTCGCGCCAACTCCACCAGTTGCTGCTCGCTGTTGGGCGGCAGGTAGAAGCTGGTCAGGTAGGTGGCGGGCAGATCCTGCAGGGTGCCGGGCTCGAAGATCATGTAGAAGTTCGGCTGGAAGCTGTCCCATTCAACCTTGCGCAGGCTGCTGACGCGGGCCTGGCGTTGCAGGCCGCCGACATCGAAGGTGAGCAGGTCGCCGAGCTGCAGCTGCAGGCTTTCGGCCAACTCGGACTCCACCGAGACGCCCGGCACTGCCCCGGCCCCGCCAGTCGTCCACCACTGCCCTTCGACCAGCTCGTTGCCGCTCGGCAGTTCAGCCGACCAGGTCAGGCTCAGGTCACGTCTTACCGCGCGGTCGCCGGTGCTGTCCTTGCTGACGATCTGCTTGACCGCCGCGCCGTTGATCTCGGTCAGGCGCCCGGCAATTATTGGATAGAGCGGAGCAGGCTGCGGCGAGATCTCGGCCAAGCGCGCGGCGAAGGCCTCCTTTTCTGCCGGCAGCACGTTGAGGGCGAAGTGATTGGGGGCCTGTTCGGGTAACTGGTCCTGCCAGGTATCCAGCAACTCGCCGCGCAGCAGGGCGATCAGTGCCATGGCCAGGAGGATCAGGCCGAATGCCAGTGCCTGCCCCGCGGCGGCCAGCGGGTAACGCAGCAACTGGCCCAGGCCCAGGCGCCAGGGCAATGAGGCACGCGCCAGCAACCGGCGCAGGCTACGCAGCGTGAGCAGCAACAGGCCGCCCAGCAGCAGGGTGGTGAGCAAGCCGCCACCGAGCAGGGCCAGGGTCAGTTTCAGATCCAGGCTCAGGCGCCACATGATCAGGCCCAGGGCCAGCAGTGCTGCACCATAGACCAGCCAGGAACTCGGTGGCACCGGCAGCAGGTCGCGGCGCAGTACCCGTAATGGCGGCACGCGCCCCAGCGCTGCCAGCGGCGGCAGGGCAAAACCGGCCAATGCCACCAGACCGATGGCCATGCCGGCCAGGGCGGGCAGGGCGCCGCCAGGCGGCACACCGGCCGGCAGCAGGCCCGCGAGCAGCTTGAACAGGATCAGCTGGCCAGCCCAGCCGAGCACTGCGCCAGCGATGCATGCCAGCAGACCGAGCAGCGCCAGTTGCAGGGCGAACAGGCTCAGGGCTTCGCGACGCGACAAGCCCAGGCAGCGCAACAGTGCGCTGCTGTCGAAGCGCCGGGCCGCGAAGCGGGCCGCCGACAAGGCTACCGCGACCCCGGCAAGCAGCACGGCAGCCAGGCTGGCCAGGTTCAGATAACGTTCGGCGCGGCCCAGTGCGCCACCGATCTGGCGGTTGCCGGAGCGCGCATCCTCAATGCTCTGGTGCGCCGCAAGGCCTGCTTGCAAGCCATCCTGGTAGCGCTGCAGGGCTTGCTCATCGCCGCGCCACAATTCGCGGTAGCGCACCCGGCTGCCGGGCTGCACAACGCCGGTGGCGGGCAGATCGTCCAGAT encodes:
- the greB gene encoding transcription elongation factor GreB, coding for MSRYRPPRTAGTALITPQGEARLRAELHELWHVRRPQVTQSVSEAAAQGDRSENAEYTYGKKMLREIDSRVRFLTKRLESLKVVDSRPADPNKVYFGAWVTLENDNGEETRYRIVGPDELDLKQGLISIDSPLARALVGKALDAEVRVQAPGGEQTFYITAIEYP
- a CDS encoding class I SAM-dependent methyltransferase encodes the protein MNCPRPHLYFSSLPRTAVNRHPHVLLVGSHQPRLLKSLEGWPKHWPGARNFLIKFASPDAEALAQLPSNGFDLVVVGGEVQPVNAELIEQLVRVARQGLISLC
- a CDS encoding ABC transporter permease gives rise to the protein MRALPLSRLFALALRQLLRDARSGELRVLFFALLIAVASSTAIGYFSARLNGAMLLRATEFLGADLLLSGSAPATSEQIEAGRQLGLDHAQVVEFSSVIATDQGIQLASVKAASAGYPLRGELKSAAAPYQPEQPGTGPGPGEAWAEARLFAALDLKIGQSIEVGNLPLRLTRVLTYEPDRAGDFYSLTPRVLMHLDDLPATGVVQPGSRVRYRELWRGDEQALQRYQDGLQAGLAAHQSIEDARSGNRQIGGALGRAERYLNLASLAAVLLAGVAVALSAARFAARRFDSSALLRCLGLSRREALSLFALQLALLGLLACIAGAVLGWAGQLILFKLLAGLLPAGVPPGGALPALAGMAIGLVALAGFALPPLAALGRVPPLRVLRRDLLPVPPSSWLVYGAALLALGLIMWRLSLDLKLTLALLGGGLLTTLLLGGLLLLTLRSLRRLLARASLPWRLGLGQLLRYPLAAAGQALAFGLILLAMALIALLRGELLDTWQDQLPEQAPNHFALNVLPAEKEAFAARLAEISPQPAPLYPIIAGRLTEINGAAVKQIVSKDSTGDRAVRRDLSLTWSAELPSGNELVEGQWWTTGGAGAVPGVSVESELAESLQLQLGDLLTFDVGGLQRQARVSSLRKVEWDSFQPNFYMIFEPGTLQDLPATYLTSFYLPPNSEQQLVELARAFPAATLLQVEALLAQLRSILAQVTLAVEYVLLFVLAAGLTVLFAGLQSTLDERIRQGALLRALGAERRLLIAARRTEFALLGATSGVLAALGCELVSLLLYRFVLDLPWQPHAWLLLLPLIGALLVGTAGVLGTRRALNVSPLAVLRDT
- a CDS encoding lipase secretion chaperone translates to MNRKLLFAAPLVVGGSIALTLYLNPAADLPAPVNMPATPTATSTPAATLDSTTQTAQASTQDNAPYALPSSFDGTTVDGQFRVDSAGNLLISEDIRRIFDYFLSALGEDSLQHSIKRLQAYITSQLAMPAREQALALLEQYLQYKQQLVQLEKDLPQMASVDAMRQREQAVQALRASLFSAEAHQVFFGNEEAYNQFTLQRLAIRHDQSLSDDEKAAALDQLRNNLPESMQELIVPQLQTELRQQTAALQAQGASPQQIQQLRLQLVGAEATARLEALDQRRQQWAQRLNDYRREKALIEANNGLSSSDKAAAIDSLAAERFDDQERLRLAAAEELASAREQTP
- a CDS encoding triacylglycerol lipase, producing MNNKKTLLALCIGTGILLSGQAQAGLFGSTGYTKTKYPVVLAHGMLGFDSILGIDYWYGIPSSLRSDGASVYVTEVSQLNTSELRGEELLEQVEEIAAISGKGKVNLIGHSHGGPTIRYVAAVRPDLIASATSVGAPHKGSDTADFIRQIPPGSAGEVIVAGIVNGLGALINFLSGSSSTSPQNALGALESLNSQGAAAFNAKYPQAIPTSACGEGAYKVNGVSYYSWSGSSPLTNFLDISDLLMGASALAFDEPNDGLVGTCSSHMGKVIRDNYRMNHLDEVNQTFGLTSLFETNPVTVYRQHANRLKNAGL